The stretch of DNA gacgtgttaggtttatcttatgcaagtagtttgagccctaggttaaaaagcgattagcgaccctattcaccccctccccctctagggtcggacaccccggtgatcctttcaGTGGTCTGCCTACTAACAGGAGTAAATCTAGGGTTATGAGCAATCTGAATGTACTCTTTAAACTCATTTGTTTCACAAAACCCTAGAGGCAGATCAAGCTTTGCAATCAAACGGCACAATTGAGTACGAGCCACATCAGGACTGTACTCCCAGGAAACCACACTACCGTCAGCATCAAAACTAAGGATTGACTGAGCACCAGACTTCTTTTTCTTACTACGTCAAGTTAGAAGATGCCGACTAAGATGACCAGTGCCGCTACTGGAAAAGCCAGAAAGGACGGATTTGCAGTGAAGGCACTTGGCTCCATACCTGATGGTCTTACCATTGATCTGCTTGAAGAGCTTCTCATACTCGTCCCACACCTTGGAGGTGCAGGGTCGTCCCCGCTTCTCGCCGGCGTGGCTGACAGAGTTCGGCGCGGCACCGTCAGCTGCACCACCAGCGCCACCAGCCCCCGTATCAGCACCGGCACCATCACCTACACCAGCATCAGCACCCGCACCGGCACCACCaacgggagggggaggggggcatGATTACTTCCACATTACCACGCCGACCAAAAAGCTCCTCCCGTTCCTCCTCCATACCGTCCTCGTCGTCCCCCTCCAGGCCCATCATCCGCAACTCATCGTTGATGGTGTggccctcgtcgtcgtccatggCCTGGAGGGCAGGCCAGGCCTTCGGCGCGTCACGGCTTCGCGTCGGCCGGCAAAACCGAGGGAACCGAGCTGCTGGTTAGGGTTCCAAAGACCCCAGATCCAGCCCCCTCAGGTACCCCAACGGCTTTGCATCGGCCGAGCAACTGCGGCAGAGAGATCAAAAAGATCAGAACAggagaaagaaataaaaaaactgaAAAACACGTTAGGGTTTAGGGACTTACCAGATCCGGAGCACCAAGGACGCTGGCGAGATCGAGGATGGCCGGATCTACGAGATTTATAGAGGGATGACCGGGTTTGGGGACGGATTTGAGTTGAGGAAGTGAGTCGACCGGTGAAGATGCAAAAGTAGGgaggaaaacaaagagaagagggTAGAGTGGACGGCcaacggcggcgagccggcgaccggAGTTGGAGAAGACTGTCAGATCGAGACGTAGACGGGAGGGGAGCAGAGCTGTAGAGGGGTCGAGGCtcgatctagggttagggttaggcgaGGGGAGCGGAGAGGGGTCGGGGCGGGGCGAGTGAATGGAGGCCGGGGGGTGGCCGGGGGCAGCGGCCGGCGCCCCTTATATACCCGCTCCGCTGGGCTGGGCCGGCAGTAGgcctccaacggctcttttgctGGCCTGGCCTGGGAGCGGGCcgtgggccgtgcctgggccgtcgTGCTGCCCATCGGGCCGATCGGGCCGGCTTTTTCGTGCCGTGCTTGGATGTGTTCATGGGCCGGGATggaggcccaggcacggcccgtctatcgtgcccgtgccggcccgAGCCCAATAATATTCGGGCCCGTGCCGTGCTCGGGTCGGGCTAATATGGGCCGGGCTTCGGGCCCCATGGGTATCGGGCCAAATGGCCATCTATAGCGGTGGCGCTGCAGTGGTGGGCAGGGAAGGCAGTTTTTTTTATAAACATTCCTGCATTTCTAGGTAAGGAAAATGTACACATACGCTTGCCGATATAGGAACATACTGGAAGGATACAGAGACAGCTGTGTCACCCAAACATCACAAAGGACCCTAAGGTaaagaaaaattacaaccaAGTCCCTAGGTCCTTGAGAAATCGATGCTACTCGAGAactctgccgccggccgccgccgtcgaggagcaCGCCGAGCAACCCCATGAGCTGAAGGAACTCCATCGCCTACCGCCTTTGAGGTGAGTCGTAGTGGACACCCATCCCAAAGGACAGGATGGAGCCATCGGCAATCGCACATCGACCGGGGCTGCACCCCAAGCTCCTCAGCTCCTGGACTTCTGCTCGCCATCGACGACCGCCATCGTCGAATGAAGACCGAGCTTGGTCCAGCCACCAAACATCCACCCATCCCCTAGCCAGCTCTGCAGCCTTGAAGCAAAAGCCTCTTACCTCCGCCGCCCACCAGAGACGAAGAAGAACCAAGGCCGGACTCCTGTACAGGCGCTCCTCGGAAGGAGCTCCTCCTCCACGGGCTCGCCGGCCGTCGTCCGTCGGAAACAGAGGAGAGCAAGAGCTACGGTTGCCAGCTCTGGATCTGAGAGCAAGCAACCCAGCAGAGGCATCCACCCTCGCCGGCATGGAAACCGACGAGCCGGAATCAAACCCCAACAACGGGGAAGAAGTCATCCCCCACTTCGCATCAAGTAGAGGAAGAACAGACCTCGCAAATCCCTCTCCCCGCATGCCGCCATGGACGCCGTCGACTTCGGAGGAGGCCTCGAGGAGGATTATTGGCCGCCGcaacagcaccgccgccgctagcaGCACCAAAATCATCGCCGCCATGAAGACGGGACGCAACCCTAGGAGAAACTAGATCCTAAACCTAGCTACCCTATACAAGCTCGCACGTCTAGGGGTAGATCCCCCCGTCTCCCGTCCCCGGCGAGCCACCGGAGTCCAAGGAGACGAGGGAATCGACACAATCGCCGCGCGAGAAAGCTTGAGTCGCCTGTTTTCGCCTCTCTCGCGACTGTAGCAAGGGGAAACAACCGGGCACTCACCAGATtgccggcaggggaaggcagtTGGGAAGCAAAGGAGGGGAGAAAGAGATTGGAATGGGCTGGGTTGGGCGCGCGGACTGGACAAAAGGGCTCGGGTCGGGCGCGGAGGACTGGAGCTGACGTGGCGCCTGGATCGTCGCGCTGGTGTCCACGGGGCAAAAGTGGTAAAagtgtaaatatttttttgtcttCCGTGCTAATTTCGTAGTGTCAAAAATAAAGATCTCTCAAAAATAAAGATCTCAAGAGATGGCCTTCATTATAATGTTAAAAAATTAAATTCGCCTGTACCTCGCCTCGCCGCCTTCCGCCTTCCGCCTTCCGCCGGCACCACCATCTCCCTTAGCTGGGAGTCCACTCGCACAGAAGAAGAGTAGGTCCCCGGGGCCCTCCGCTCGCAACTCCATTCTAGGCCTTGTGAGCCAGCGCCGCAGGTATTCCCGGTGTACTCCTCTGCAGCTCGTAAGCATCTGCGGTCTGCGGAGGGCTGTCATTTACCTTCTCTTCCCCACATTAGTCCGTGCGAACCCTAGTAGTCCTCTGTTCTCTGTTAAGAAATCTCCAAGCAAGAACTCTAACGCGCTTGCTTGGGAGAGATTGGTTGGATTTATTTGCTGATTGATTGAGCTTAGGGCGTGCTCTCCTTGATTTTGCGCTGATGTCGCCCATTCTGATGTGCGCAGGAAGAGATTTTAGGGTGTGCTGGGGGGAATTCCTGTAGTTCCACCCAAGTTATCTGAAGAGCGGAATGCGTTGTTTCTGGAATTAAATTCCGTAGAAGTAGATCTTGCCATGGTTGTTACATAAGGAAATGGCATATTTTGGGGATATAAGCTGCTGCGGATGTGGTATGTGGTCACATGGTTCCGCTCCAGTAATCATAAACACGTCTACGCGGTCCTTGAGGATTAGAGGGCATGCTGTCTCTTTGGATTATCCCACTAGGACTGAGCAGAAAAATGAGGCCGATCTAGTGGTGATACAACCAGATCGAAGACTGCGGGAAGATTTTGTAGATGCAGGTGCAGACCACGGAAATGGCAGAATAGCAGCAGAGTTCAAGAAGTCTTTACCATCCCTGGAAGCTAATCCGAGAAAGCTGCTGAATCAGCAACAAAAACCAAGAAGGCCCTTGAATCATAACTCAGACATGGTGGCGAATAGGGCATATTTTCCGAAGTATAAAGCTGAGTGCTATGCCGACAGCCTCCGCCGGCACTGCAACAACGGGAAGCTCATTCAAGCTTGCCGTGTGATCGATGAGATGGTGTTACATGGCCAAGTTCCAGATTCGAAGTGCTGTGTTAGATTAATCCGTGGGCTTGTGAGAACTGGTAAGGTAAACAAAGCTAGGCATGTTCTTGAGGTCATGGTGCTTTCAGGTGGGGTTCCTGACACCATCACCTGCAACGTGTTGATTGCTCGACTTTGTTGCGAAGGGCAGCTGAGTTCTGCAATGAAAGTTTTGGAGGATATGAGGTTTACCGGTTGCTCTCCAAGTGGCATCACTTTTAACACTTTGATTAGGTGCATGTGCAGCCAACATATGTATGACAGGGCAGTCTGCTTTTGGAAGGAGCAACTCAGAATAGGTTGGCCACCATATGAGATGACGAGCACCTTGCTTGTTGACCTTGTATGCAAACAGTGCGGTCCCATGCGGGCTCTTGAAGTATTAGATGAACTAGGTTTGGAGGGATGCCAACCAGATGTTGTCACCTACAATGCTCTTATCAATGCATCATGCAAAGCTGGCTGTTTGAAGGATGCAAAGATGATCTTGACTCGTCTTGCAGCTGAAGGCATTGAGCCAAATGGTACAACATATTGCATCCTGCTTCATTCCCTCTGCGACAAGAGAAGGTGGTCTGAAGTAGGTAATTTGCTTGCACACATGAAGCAGGCAAATCATGAGCCTGATGTTACTGCATACAATATCTTTATCAACTACTTCTGTAAGTATGGACATCTGGATCAGGCAATTGATATTTTAGAGATGATGGTGAGTGGAGAAATGCTTCCTGATATAGTGACATACAACACACTTCTGAATGCCATCTCTAAAAGGGGGATGGTTGAAGAAGCTCTTGGGATTTTTCATTCTATCAAAGAAAATGGATGCCAGGTGGTTTGTATCACATACAACACCCTCATAGATGCTTTTGCAAAGAAGGGTGAGGTTATTAGTGCTATGGCTCTGTTTGATGAAATGATTGGTGATGGGATCAATCCCGATGATGTCACTTACGGATCACTTGTCATGGGCTTCTGTAAAAAGAACATGGCCAAGGAAGCACTGGAGCTTTTGAATCAGATGCTTGCTCTTGGCTTTGAGGTTAAAGCAACTACATTTTCCATGATGATTCAAGCATTGTGCAGAGAGTGTAAAGCTGAAGCTGCTGCTGAAATACTAAGAGTAATGGTATCGAAAAATATCAACCACAGGactgcattttttttatctatTGTCACAAGAGTTGCCAAGTCAGGTCGGGTTAAAGAGGCCCAAATGCTACACCAGGAGTTAGTAAAGTGCAAGGTCCTTAAAGAAGATTCCCAATTTATTTTAAGCAGTTAGTTGCTGGATTGTAAGATCCTCAAGTCACTTAGTAGTCATGAAAGTGATAGAAAATGCAAATCAGCTGACACAGCAGATAATTTCTGGAAGTTTTGCAGTGTGAATAATGTCTTCGGTAAGGTAACTCACTCCTGTTGTTTATTCTAGTGGTTGTTTATGTTGCAGATTTAGTGGGTATGGATGGAATGGTAGTTATGACATGGTTCAAGCATTTTCAGTCTCATATAGATTTTTTTTAGTATTCCTTGATAAACATTTACTAGGAGTCTAGGACCTCATTTGCAATCAATGGTTTGGCCTGCACACGTCCATCGCTGTTCTATGCCCTAGCACTAGCATATCTTCCTTTCGTTGCATCATTAGCACACTTTTGCTTTCCCATAGAACATGTGAAGCTGAGGGATATCATTCTCTGCAACTATATTTCTTTCTCAACCGCATTCTGTATTTGTTGTCAATGTCTGTAGACTTCAAATATTAATATTTGATTAAgctgagcatctccaagagtctttCTAAATTTCGCTCTCAATTATCATTTGGGGAGCCTTCTGCATAAAAATCACTTTCTATATGTTTTCACTCTCCAACAgcttttctatatcttgtgtaCACTCTAGAAAGCAATTCCCGTTATCTATCTTTGGCTAGCGAGAAATGCAGAATGGAGGATGGCTATATTTGGATAACCACTTAGAGAAGCTGTTGGAGGGtatttttccatcaaaatctctattcctaACAATGAGGAAAGATTTAGAGAGTCTCTTGCAGTTGCTCAGCTGTTAGAGCAACTTCAAGAGACACTCTATATCCATCACAATTGTtaggaatagagattttgatagAAAAATACTCTCCAAGAGCTTCTCTAAGTGGTTATCCAAATATAGTCATCATCTATTCCAGATTTATCACTAGCCAAAGATAGATAGCGAAAATGGCTCTTTAAAGTGTAAACAAGATATAGAAAGACTTTTGAAGATGCTCTTACCTTTTGTAAATCTATTGCATTTTCACTATGTGCACTGTATTCTTTCCAAAGATGGCTCCATTTGTCCCTGTATTTTTTTAGTTAGATGTGACTGTCTATGTGAAACATCAAATTCTTATGAATGCTTTGTCTCTTTAGTCTCAAAGTAGTAAGCTATGTCTGTCTTTTCCTCTCTTACGGTAGAATTAATATCCGTGCTGCTGTCTTCAGGTCCATTTGTTTGAGGAAGAGGACTGTTGGCCAGTACCACACCATGATGCTTGCTTGATGGTTCTTGCAATAGAATGGACACGGTGGGGTCATGCTCCACATTTCTTCTTTAGTCTTAcaaagcagcagccagcagcattGTTCAGATACCGTAGTTCCATGCCATTCTTCTGCACGCATCACCTCATTAAGCATGGTTATCAGCCGATGATTGGTTATGTGTTCACATATTGTGCTTGTACTCCTGAGCAGTTGTCTTTGTTCATGTAGTCACCTCAACAGGACCTTACGACGGCCTCCTGTATTTCTGGAGGATTGGCAGTGGCCAATGCTCAATGCTGCTTGCAAAATTAAATATGGTTGCGCTCATGTTACTGCTGAGGAACTGGGGGGGCTTCTATTCCCCACGCAAGCGAGCACAAGCTGAGCTATCGCTAAAGCATTCCCGCCGTCGGCCATCTTCCTGTCTCCGGCGGCGGACAGCTCTGCCGCCGGATCCACCGCAGGTGCCGACCCTGCCTGAGTGAATGCTGCGCCCTCACCTGGTCCCTGGCCCACCTATTGTCAAACGGTCGCCTCCGGCCGGCGGCATTCCCACCCCCGTCCACCGCTGCCCCACAACCTGCCACCATCACCATCTGCCGTCGGATCCACCGCTGGTACCGTCTCTACCAGAGAATGTTGCGCCCTCACCGGTTCCTGGCCCACCTACTGTCAAACGGTCGCCTCCAGCCGGCGGCATCTCCACTGCCGTCCGTCGCCGCCCCACAACCCGCCGCCACcactgtaggagagaataattaTTTCTATTCTTCAGAACTTtaaaagggtgggatatatatagTTTCTATACATGGGTCTCTAGATGAGCCTCTAtatatgggctcaatatacaccaacatctccccgcagtctgaactaccggcgcagcggtgttcaagactggacaacaagaaagctaacaccccccgcagtctaaactaccgacgcagcggtgttcaaaactggacaagaagaaagtacaaagggcaaatacacctccgcagccacaactaaccacctgctacgttgaggctggagcgaaactccgagaaagtCGAGGAGGGttgtcccttggtgaagatgtcagcaaattgggaggtggtcgggacatggacTACCCGAACATCACCAATTGCGACCCtatcgcgcacgaagtgcaagtcaatctccacgtgcttcgtccgctgatgctggatagggttggtggagagatacacggcgctgacgttgtcgtagtagacgagcgtgctcttggcgagcgggctgtggagcttcgccaagagctgtcgtagctaggacgcctccgccacgccgttagcgacagcacggtactccgcctcggcactggagcgggagacaaccggctgccgcttggacgaccaggagaccaggttgccgcccaggaaaacggcgtagccggaagtggagcgacgagtgtccaaccagcccaatcagcgtcggtgtagacaaccagctcaacagaggacgagcggtgaagcaccaggccgaggtccacagtgccacagACGTAcaggaggagacgcttcagggcagcaagatgtgactcccggggatcatgcatatggggacagacctgctgaattgcgtaggtgaggtccggccgggtgaaggtgaggtaTTGCAAGGCACCGGCAAGGCTCCGGTAgccagtaggatcagccacaggATCACCCAGATTAGCaaacagcttcgcctgagtatcgacaggagtggagcatggcttgcaatcagtcatcccagcccgctccagaatgttaagtgcatactgccgctggtgaaggaacagTCCAGatgggcgaggctcaacagtgacacccaagaagtggtggagctgaccaagatccttcatagcaaactcctgctgtagagaggagatgacgcgctcaagcaactgctgactgaaGGCGGTaagcacaatatcatcaatatagagcAGCgggtaggcagtctcatccccacggcggtagataaACAGAAAAGTGTCagccttggcctcggtgaatcccaaAGTCAGCAAGAATGTGGcaaaccgagagtaccaagcccgaagggcctgcttcagaccatagagggacatgttgagccggcagaccatatccagacgactcgagtccacaaatcccgctgatTGAGTGCAGTAcactgtctctgacagagtgccgtgaagaaagtcagtcttcacatccagctggtgcacaggccaggagcgaAAGAGTgcgagcgagaggaccgtgcgcacagtaacaggcttcaccactggactgaaagtctcatcatagtccacaccaggctgctgggtgaaactccggagaacccagcgagccttgttgcgctccagtgtgccgtcagcccgacgcttatgcgtccagatccacttgccagtcaccacattgcaaccagacggacacggcacgaggtcccacgtctggttggcgagaagagccgcgtactcctcttccatcgcgcgatgccagtgaggatccgccaagccgtcacggacagaggagggtaccggagagacccgcggctctccctcggtggcggagagagtcgcggcctgagcctccatccgccgagtcaccatgggatggatatgccgaggatcccggtGGACGACTGGacggtggtacacctccggctcgactCGAGAGTGAGtcagcggaggcggaggcggcggcggctccggtgtagatggcggcgacgacgactccggtgtaggcgtcggaggagcctccggagccagAGTCGGCACCGGtcccggcgccgaacgacgccggtacacctgcaccggctgagcgtaccgcggcggagccggagtcggcgccGGACGAtgctggtacacctgcaccggctgagcgtaccgcgcaggtgcagggggagGCACcgaggccgcgcgtggcgcagctggagacaccgggtccgcgcgcggcacgaccggaggtccgggagCCGCACGTGGCACGACCGCGGACACTGGGCCGcacgtggcgcagcagggatcaccggaagcggtgccggtgtgccgggaaaacctgcagggaaaagaaagacaggtaaaggtggctgaaccaccgggtcagtcggaaatagggactccagctcggggtcagcagaaggtgtggaggaggtggagtaggggaaatttGACTCATCAAAgatgacgtgtcgggagatcatgATGCGatgagaggtgaggtcaaagcatcggtaccccttgtggtcaggggagtaaccaaggaacacacaccgagtcgagcggggcactagcttgtgaggagcagtgacggaggtgttagggtaacacgcacacccgaagacccgaaggtggtcgtagcgaggaggggtaccgaaaagagcgtggtgtggagtgggagcaggagaagcggTGGACGGAAGACgattgagcaagtaggtggcggtgtggaggctctcagcccagaagtgcgagggcagagaggcctggatcagaagggtgcgcacgacgtcattcgtcgtgcgaatcatccactcagccttgccgttctgaggagaggtatacggacaagacatacgcagttgaacaccccgagagaggaagaaagaacgggaggtggagttatcgaactcacgcccattgtcacactggacggccttaatggtgaggccgaactgtgTGGACACCCAGACAAAAAAGTggaggaaggtggggaaggtctcagacttagcgcgcaaaggaaaagtccaagagtcgcaaaggaaaagtccaagagtagtgcgagaaatcatcgaccaccaccagatagtacttatagCCAGAAAGGCTGAGAAtaggagaggtccacaggtcacagtgaacaagatcaaaggcatgtgcagcatgcgaagaagaagaagaaaaagggagccgaacatgacgaccgagctggcacgcatggcagaggggctcagcaggagccctagtaccaggaacatcggtactacgactgagctgagccagaacgtcgcggccagggtggcCAAAACGTTGATGCCAGGttgtggaagacggcgtcgcagcaaaagcggcagaccaagacggccagagcaaagaagaaggcgagagtggtgcagcggaagaaggaagatgaagggtgtaaaggggccccgtgctgtcacaccagAGTAGCGGACgtcgggaggccgaatcctttacagtgaggccagaagaatcaaactcgatggaactagaattgtcagctgtaaacttacgaatggaaagaaggttatgaaccatctgaggagcaacaaggacattgggaagaagaaaagaactaggagcagaacccacggcggtgacaggaaggcaagacccatcaccaaccatgatagaagaaggacaagatgggtgtgggggtcggacagatgagaggataccggcatctggCGTGGTGTGGAAGggggcacccgagtcggcgatccactcggtgctgaccggcggtgtCCGCCCCATGGcactgaaggactgcgccagtgcggcctggtcccacccccaggtcaggtcggctgctggctgggtggcggggtccagaacggcgcgaacaggggagcagtagcggcgagcatggccgccggctagGGCTGAGGATGAGGGCCCCCCTgaccctgaaacggccacatcgGGATGCGCCCTAGCCATGGGGcactgaaggatggccagggcgtacctccagggccaggagcaggagtgggagccggagtcaggtccggagtgccccgagcaccaccaccacgtcccctccgccgacgacgccctcggcctcccctacccccggtctggccggtgagaggagcaccaaggaggtGGTCGGGTGGGTCGATCCGGGGTTCAAATCCAGAGACAGAGGACGAAGCCTGGTGGGAGGACGAAGCGCCGTGCTCGGTGAAGGGGGTGGCGGGCGGGACAAGGAAGTAGGGCTTCTCCACGGCGACTCGACGAGTGAGAGCGTCAGTCGCGAAGCGCTCacgctcccaagcgagggcagcTGCGCGGGcccgctcctgagccgccgcagcctcggacttggcggcgaggagggccgcggtgAGAGCCGCGTCGGCTGTAGCAGCATTGGCGGCCATCGAGGGTAGAGGCACCGCGGGCGCGGCCACgggcagcaggggcggcggccagggcggccgcgaggcgggcggtggcggcgcgggcgcaggaAGAGgcgccgtgggcggcggcggcggcggcggcggcagctggcaCGCCCGCGCCCACAGCCCCCgcgccgtgggcggcggcggcttggggcGCGTTCGCGCACAgggccacgacggcggcgggcaaAAGAGGTGGAGGAGGATAGGCCCCAGTGCCCCCAgctgcggcggcgaaggcggcagcggtggaggcaagcggcggcggccaagccCCTGTCCAGATGCCCAGATCAAGAGTCCGAGCGGGAgtaggggaggagggggagctgggcggtggcggcgctgtgccAGGCGCGGCCCCAGCGCCGGCAGCCACGGCCTGCGTGGCGGCTGGCTaggcggcggccgcagcagcACCGTCAGCCGCGGGCCCCTGCTGCTGCACCTGCGGGGCGGGCTGTAGGGCGGCGGCCCCCTGCTGTTGCACCTGCAAGGCGGGCTACAGGGCGGCGGATGCACCTCCCGCCGCAGGCCCCTGCTCCTGCGCCTGCGGGGCGGATTGCAGGGCGGCGGCTGCACCTCCCGCGCCCGCGGCCCCGGGGGGCAGCACGAccaaggccgcggcggcgggatccgGTGCCGGCCTGGTCCAGGCAGGGGCGACGGGATCCGGCGGCTGCCTGGTCcaggcagcagcggcagccggAACAGGGGAGGTcaggggaggaaggggatggaaggaggaaggggagaggagggacggcgccggcggccggccatggctgccggcggcggcggcagctggggtagggaggagagggaagagagaaaaatctaggttgataccatgtaggagaaaATAATTGTctctattcctccaaaccctagaagagtGGTattatatagttcctatacatgggcttctagatgggcctctatacatgggttcaatatacaccaacaaccACCACCCATCTTccctaccaccaccacccccacTTCTAAGGTCGTCGGTGGCCATCGGACCCCGACAACCCTGACCACGAAGGACCTGAACTTTGGCCGCTACCATCTCAACGAGGAAGATGAACAAAGCGTTCTTCTACGACACGTGTGATAAGCGGATTTGTCGCCAGTGCCACGCATATCTGATGAAAATTGGACCCGCATAGTAACGACATACTGCCTTTACAGTTCTGCGGAAGATTTGTTTGTTTCCGGTTGGATGCAGATGATCGCTTTGGTGCAACAAGGCAGGAACTATCCTTCAAAGTTCAAAGATTCTAAGAATTTGTCAAATTGCACACTGTTGTACGTCTGGTTAGTATGAGGACAGACTGGCCTATGAATTGCGGATTGGTCGAAAGGAATGGGTCGTCAGCACTGCCTTCGGCCCTGTCAACGGGGTGGAGTGGCCCAAGAATTGGTAGGAGAGACAATCCTATCCTAGATAGTACTACAAGCCCCGTAAAGCAGAATAGTGACAATTACTCTAGGTTCTTCGACcgattttgtatttttgtgtTTGCTTAGACTGTCATTCTGTTCTTTGTGGCTTTTCGTATGGTTAAACCTATTTTTATCGCGGTATCCTCAGACATCCTTACGCCGACTGGGTGCGGAATCTTTTCT from Panicum virgatum strain AP13 chromosome 9K, P.virgatum_v5, whole genome shotgun sequence encodes:
- the LOC120650790 gene encoding pentatricopeptide repeat-containing protein At1g08610-like, with protein sequence MAYFGDISCCGCGMWSHGSAPVIINTSTRSLRIRGHAVSLDYPTRTEQKNEADLVVIQPDRRLREDFVDAGADHGNGRIAAEFKKSLPSLEANPRKLLNQQQKPRRPLNHNSDMVANRAYFPKYKAECYADSLRRHCNNGKLIQACRVIDEMVLHGQVPDSKCCVRLIRGLVRTGKVNKARHVLEVMVLSGGVPDTITCNVLIARLCCEGQLSSAMKVLEDMRFTGCSPSGITFNTLIRCMCSQHMYDRAVCFWKEQLRIGWPPYEMTSTLLVDLVCKQCGPMRALEVLDELGLEGCQPDVVTYNALINASCKAGCLKDAKMILTRLAAEGIEPNGTTYCILLHSLCDKRRWSEVGNLLAHMKQANHEPDVTAYNIFINYFCKYGHLDQAIDILEMMVSGEMLPDIVTYNTLLNAISKRGMVEEALGIFHSIKENGCQVVCITYNTLIDAFAKKGEVISAMALFDEMIGDGINPDDVTYGSLVMGFCKKNMAKEALELLNQMLALGFEVKATTFSMMIQALCRECKAEAAAEILRVMVSKNINHRTAFFLSIVTRVAKSGRVKEAQMLHQELVKCKVLKEDSQFILSS